In a genomic window of Acidovorax sp. A79:
- a CDS encoding toprim domain-containing protein has product MSAAGARHAYEVNRARIASLWAEARPVSADDAAGRYLARSGVALGAWPAALRLHPALDYWHMQADRKPVCLGRFPALLALFEVDTYPRGLQGAPVPHAVALQRIYLAADGSLAPVAAPVKLTGKAGPALGACARLAPADSASRAMGMAVGIANALRIAQAARMPVWAVPETSLLAHARWPRGLRSLHVFIDARDPDQWRSAAELARKASACGLQVFPMVAHMAHAEGVHTVPQFTATRL; this is encoded by the coding sequence ATGAGCGCAGCAGGCGCAAGGCACGCCTACGAAGTGAACCGGGCGCGCATCGCCAGCCTGTGGGCCGAAGCGCGGCCGGTGTCGGCCGACGATGCGGCCGGCCGCTACCTTGCCCGCAGTGGTGTTGCGCTGGGAGCGTGGCCAGCCGCCTTGCGCCTCCATCCTGCGCTCGACTACTGGCACATGCAGGCCGACCGCAAGCCGGTGTGCCTGGGCCGCTTCCCCGCGCTTCTGGCCCTGTTCGAGGTGGACACCTACCCGCGAGGTTTGCAGGGCGCGCCCGTGCCCCACGCGGTGGCGCTGCAGCGCATCTACCTTGCGGCCGATGGATCGCTGGCCCCGGTGGCTGCGCCCGTCAAGCTGACCGGCAAGGCAGGCCCCGCGCTGGGCGCCTGCGCGCGGCTGGCCCCTGCAGACAGCGCCAGCCGCGCGATGGGCATGGCCGTGGGCATTGCCAACGCGTTGCGCATCGCCCAGGCCGCACGCATGCCCGTGTGGGCCGTGCCCGAAACATCACTGCTCGCGCATGCCCGCTGGCCCCGTGGCCTGCGCAGCCTGCATGTGTTCATCGATGCCCGCGACCCCGACCAATGGCGCAGCGCGGCAGAGCTGGCCCGCAAGGCCAGCGCCTGCGGGCTGCAGGTCTTCCCGATGGTGGCCCACATGGCCCACGCCGAAGGCGTCCACACCGTCCCCCAATTCACCGCCACCCGGCTTTAG
- a CDS encoding ogr/Delta-like zinc finger family protein: MATRMMFLCPHCKGKTKTRTSRGLSPTLRELIYQCEDPECSYSFVVQAEAVRTLSPSGKPDPSINLPQSPQALVNAHARSTEPQRAGAGQLSAQP, encoded by the coding sequence ATGGCCACGCGCATGATGTTCCTGTGCCCCCACTGCAAGGGCAAGACCAAGACCCGCACCAGCCGGGGCCTGTCGCCCACGCTGCGCGAGCTGATCTACCAATGCGAAGACCCGGAATGCAGCTACAGCTTCGTCGTACAGGCCGAAGCCGTGCGCACGCTGTCGCCATCGGGCAAGCCCGACCCGTCCATCAACCTGCCGCAGTCCCCGCAGGCGCTGGTGAATGCGCATGCGCGATCGACGGAACCCCAGCGCGCTGGCGCCGGGCAATTGAGCGCCCAACCGTGA
- a CDS encoding helix-turn-helix transcriptional regulator, which produces MQTTPIQAGPSPSDVRPYRERLLRIDDVCFMTGLGRSTIYAKVKAGDFPSAVQLHGTSVAWRETEVDAWIAARPAVGATPPAPPAQLVKPAKPGRAPRPARAAAMGAI; this is translated from the coding sequence ATGCAAACCACACCCATCCAGGCCGGTCCCAGCCCGTCCGATGTGCGCCCGTACCGCGAGCGCTTGCTACGTATTGACGATGTGTGCTTCATGACGGGCCTTGGCCGCAGCACCATCTACGCCAAGGTCAAGGCGGGAGACTTCCCCAGCGCCGTGCAACTGCACGGCACCAGCGTGGCGTGGCGCGAAACCGAGGTGGACGCCTGGATAGCCGCGCGCCCTGCGGTGGGCGCGACGCCGCCAGCTCCACCGGCCCAGCTCGTCAAACCCGCCAAGCCAGGCCGCGCACCCCGGCCCGCACGCGCAGCAGCCATGGGAGCAATCTGA
- a CDS encoding tyrosine-type recombinase/integrase: protein MLTDLECRNAVCPPERKQARFSDSAGLYLQVSPNGSKRWFLKYRVNNKEKQLALGSYPAVSLTAARRARDAAKHQKATGVDPVQARKVEKLKATNPEGDSFQVVALEWHAKQSPIWSEGHAARALRQFERDLFPWIGERRLVDIKPVELLATLRKIEERGAIETADRGLMLARQVWRYGVATGRVGRDITGDLKGALSPYRGRHFAAITDPAKLGELLRAIQAYRGGPVVRAALQLAPLLFQRPGELRAATWAEINLNAALWTIPAARMKRGKDGKEHGEPHLVPLPKQAVAVLQELHPLTGRGAMVFPGERNHDRPISENSVRTALISMGYTPDVHTWHGFRATARTMLAERLDVDPLVIEAQLAHAVKDANGRAYNRTQYMAHRTKMMQRWADYLDELRAGSAEG from the coding sequence ATGCTGACTGACCTTGAGTGCCGCAACGCCGTATGTCCCCCCGAGCGCAAGCAAGCGCGATTCAGTGATTCGGCCGGGCTCTATCTGCAAGTCAGCCCGAACGGCTCCAAGCGCTGGTTTCTCAAGTACCGGGTCAACAACAAGGAAAAGCAGCTCGCTCTGGGCAGCTACCCAGCGGTTTCCCTGACGGCTGCCCGCCGGGCCAGGGATGCCGCCAAGCACCAAAAGGCCACCGGAGTCGATCCGGTGCAGGCCCGCAAGGTGGAAAAGCTCAAGGCGACCAACCCCGAGGGAGACTCTTTTCAGGTGGTGGCGCTGGAGTGGCACGCCAAACAGAGCCCGATTTGGAGCGAGGGCCATGCCGCGCGAGCGCTTCGCCAGTTCGAACGTGATCTGTTTCCATGGATAGGTGAGCGCAGACTGGTCGATATCAAGCCCGTAGAGCTGTTGGCCACCCTGCGAAAGATCGAAGAACGTGGTGCGATAGAGACAGCAGACCGGGGTTTGATGCTGGCCAGACAGGTGTGGCGCTATGGCGTGGCCACAGGACGGGTAGGGCGGGACATCACCGGCGACCTCAAGGGTGCGCTGTCGCCATACCGGGGGAGGCATTTCGCAGCCATCACCGACCCGGCCAAGCTGGGGGAGCTGTTGCGCGCCATACAGGCGTACCGGGGCGGGCCTGTCGTGCGCGCTGCATTGCAGCTTGCCCCCCTTCTGTTCCAGCGGCCGGGCGAACTACGCGCCGCCACCTGGGCTGAAATCAATTTGAATGCCGCGCTTTGGACGATACCCGCCGCTCGCATGAAGCGCGGCAAGGATGGCAAAGAGCATGGCGAGCCACATCTGGTGCCTTTGCCCAAGCAAGCTGTGGCCGTCTTGCAGGAGCTGCACCCGTTGACCGGCCGGGGCGCCATGGTGTTCCCAGGCGAGCGCAACCACGACCGCCCCATCTCTGAAAACTCAGTGCGTACCGCGTTGATCTCCATGGGCTACACGCCGGATGTGCATACATGGCACGGCTTCCGGGCCACAGCCCGCACCATGCTCGCGGAGCGCTTGGACGTGGATCCCTTGGTGATCGAGGCCCAACTGGCCCACGCCGTGAAGGATGCCAACGGCCGCGCCTACAACCGCACACAGTACATGGCCCACCGCACAAAGATGATGCAGCGCTGGGCCGACTACCTGGACGAGCTGCGCGCCGGTTCGGCCGAGGGCTGA
- a CDS encoding HAD family hydrolase codes for MFHNIRAVLFDLDGTLIDSAPDLGAAADKMRTDRGLPSLPLERYRPMAGAGARGMLGEAFGMAPDHPDFMTMREEFFVNYESRMTERTSIFDGVPELVSQILQRNMAWGVVTNKAARFTDPLTRSIPLFVTARAVVSGDTTPHAKPHPAPLLEAAARLKVEPGQCIYVGDDERDIVAGLAAGMGTVAATYGYLGAKTNPMEWGAHAAIKSPFELLQLLGNA; via the coding sequence ATGTTTCACAATATTCGTGCGGTGTTGTTTGATTTGGACGGAACGCTGATCGACAGTGCCCCGGACTTGGGCGCCGCTGCCGACAAGATGCGCACGGACCGCGGATTGCCGTCGCTGCCGCTGGAGCGCTACCGCCCCATGGCGGGTGCCGGCGCGCGCGGCATGCTGGGCGAAGCCTTCGGTATGGCCCCCGACCATCCTGATTTCATGACCATGCGCGAGGAGTTCTTTGTGAACTATGAGTCGCGCATGACGGAGCGCACCAGCATCTTTGACGGCGTTCCAGAACTCGTATCCCAGATACTGCAACGCAACATGGCATGGGGCGTGGTTACCAACAAGGCAGCCCGCTTCACGGACCCGCTGACCCGCTCCATTCCCCTGTTCGTCACTGCGCGGGCGGTCGTCAGCGGGGACACCACTCCCCATGCGAAGCCGCATCCTGCTCCTTTGCTTGAGGCGGCAGCGCGCCTGAAAGTGGAGCCCGGGCAGTGCATCTATGTTGGCGATGACGAGCGCGACATCGTGGCAGGCTTGGCCGCAGGAATGGGGACCGTGGCCGCAACCTATGGCTACCTGGGTGCAAAAACCAATCCGATGGAGTGGGGCGCCCATGCCGCAATTAAATCTCCCTTCGAGCTCTTGCAATTGCTGGGGAACGCCTAA
- the ubiG gene encoding bifunctional 2-polyprenyl-6-hydroxyphenol methylase/3-demethylubiquinol 3-O-methyltransferase UbiG, translating into MSETVNADPAELAKFSELAHRWWDPESEFRPLHQINPLRLDWILGQCDLSGKRVLDVGCGGGILADSMARKGAEVTGIDLASKALRVAQLHALEAQTTNIQYREISVEALAKEQPASFDVVTCMEMLEHVPDPGSVVRACSELVKPGGWVFFSTIHRNAKAFMLAIVGAEYVLNMLPRGTHEYAKMIRPSELAASCRSAGLHVQNTRGLEYNPLTRRYWLSADTSVNYLVATRRTA; encoded by the coding sequence ATGAGTGAAACCGTCAATGCAGATCCGGCCGAACTGGCCAAGTTTTCCGAATTGGCCCATCGCTGGTGGGACCCTGAAAGTGAATTCCGTCCCTTGCACCAGATCAATCCCTTGCGGCTTGACTGGATCCTGGGGCAGTGCGACCTGTCGGGCAAGCGCGTTCTGGATGTCGGCTGTGGCGGCGGCATCCTGGCCGACTCCATGGCCCGCAAGGGCGCAGAGGTGACGGGCATCGATCTGGCCTCCAAGGCCCTGCGCGTGGCGCAATTGCATGCGCTGGAAGCTCAGACCACCAATATCCAGTACCGGGAAATCAGCGTGGAAGCCTTGGCCAAGGAGCAACCTGCCAGCTTCGATGTCGTCACATGCATGGAAATGCTCGAGCACGTACCTGATCCAGGATCGGTGGTGAGGGCATGCTCAGAGCTCGTGAAACCGGGAGGCTGGGTGTTTTTCTCCACCATCCACCGCAATGCCAAGGCTTTCATGCTGGCCATCGTAGGGGCTGAATATGTGCTGAACATGCTGCCACGGGGAACGCATGAGTACGCCAAGATGATTCGACCCAGCGAACTGGCCGCAAGTTGCCGAAGCGCGGGCCTGCATGTACAAAATACCCGGGGCCTGGAATACAACCCCCTCACGCGGCGCTATTGGCTGAGTGCGGACACCAGCGTGAACTATCTTGTGGCCACGCGGCGCACTGCCTGA
- the ompA gene encoding outer membrane protein OmpA, protein MKKLNKVAMLFASAALATAAGAQTVDNWRDASGQLVWKNGTNEYCWRNANWTPATAAPGCDGAIVAPAPAAAAAPAAAPAPAAAPAPAPAPAPAVATKVTYAADAFFDFDKSVLKPEGKAKLDDLVSKVKDINLEVIIAVGHTDSVGSDAYNQKLSVRRSEAVKAYLVSKGIEKNRVYTEGKGEKQPVADNKTAEGRAKNRRVEIEVVGTRASK, encoded by the coding sequence ATGAAGAAACTGAACAAAGTGGCGATGTTGTTTGCCTCTGCAGCGCTCGCAACCGCCGCTGGCGCACAAACCGTTGACAACTGGAGAGATGCTTCTGGCCAACTGGTCTGGAAGAACGGCACCAACGAATACTGCTGGCGCAATGCCAACTGGACGCCTGCCACTGCTGCTCCTGGCTGCGATGGCGCGATCGTCGCCCCCGCTCCAGCTGCCGCTGCTGCTCCAGCCGCCGCCCCAGCACCCGCTGCCGCTCCAGCTCCCGCACCAGCTCCAGCACCTGCTGTCGCTACCAAGGTGACCTATGCCGCTGACGCATTCTTCGACTTCGACAAGTCGGTGCTGAAGCCAGAAGGCAAGGCCAAGCTGGATGATCTGGTTTCCAAGGTCAAGGACATCAACCTGGAAGTGATCATTGCCGTGGGTCACACCGACTCCGTGGGCTCTGATGCATACAACCAGAAGCTGTCGGTTCGCCGTTCCGAAGCCGTGAAGGCTTATCTGGTGTCCAAGGGCATCGAAAAGAACCGCGTCTACACCGAAGGCAAGGGCGAAAAGCAACCCGTCGCCGACAACAAGACCGCCGAAGGCCGTGCGAAGAACCGTCGCGTGGAAATCGAAGTGGTCGGTACCCGCGCTTCCAAGTAA